CATCCAGCGCGCTGTCGAGGAGGCCGAGTTGATGGCGGGCTGTGAAATCCGCTCGGTCTACGCCGGCATCGCCGGCAGCCACATCCGCAGCCTCAATTCCCACGGCATCGTCGCCATCCGCGACAACGAAGTGACGCCGCACGACGTTGAACGCGTCATCGACGCCGCCCGTGCGGTGGCCATCCCCGCCGATCAGAAGATTCTTCACGTGCTGCCGCAGGAGTTCGTCATCGACAACCAGGAAGGCATCCGCGATCCCATCGGCATGTCGGGCGTGCGGCTGGAGGCCAAGGTGCACATGGTGACCGGCGCGGTGTCCGCGGCGCAGAACATCGTCAAATGCGTGCGCCGCTGCGGTCTGGAGGTGGACGACGTCATCCTGCAGCAACTGGCCTCGGCGCAGGCGGTGCTGACCGACGATGAAAAGGAACTGGGCATCTGCCTGGCCGACATTGGCGGCGGCACCAGCGACATCGCCGTGTTCGTCAACGGCGCCATCCACCACACCGCGGCCATCCCCATCGCCGGCGATCAGGTGACCAACGACATCGCCGTGGCCCTGCGCACGCCCACGCATCACGCCGAGGACATCAAGATCAAATACGCCTGTGCGCTGACCCAACTGGCCAATCCCGAGGAGACCATCGAAGTGCCGAGTGTCGGCGATCGGGCGCCGCGGCGGTTGTTGCGGCAGACCCTGGCCGAGGTGGTGGAGCCGCGCTATGAGGAGCTGTTCTCGCTGATCCACGCCGAGCTCAAGCGCAGCGGTTTTGAGGAACTCGTCGCCGCCGGCGTGGTGCTGACCGGCGGCGGCGCCAAGATGGAGGGCGTCATCGAACTGGCCGAGGAGGTGTTCCACATGCCGGTGCGGCTGGGGACGCCGCAATACATCACCGGGCTCGCGGACGTGGTGCGCAATCCGGTGTATTCCACGGCCGTGGGGCTGCTGCTGTTCAGTCAGAAGATGGTGCATTCACAGCCACACCCGCCGCGCATGGAGGGCGGCGTACGGCAGATGTGGGAACGGATGAAGAACTGGTTTCACGGACATTTTTAACGGGGATCCATCACGCGGATTTTTTCGAGATGGGTTCGAAAAATTTTTATATACTTTGTTGATGAGGAGGTCATATGCCATTTGAATTGATGGATGCCGTAAATCAGAACGCGGTCATCAAGGTCGTCGGCATCGGCGGCGGCGGCGGCAACGCCGTGCAGCACATGGTGAACGCCGGTATCGACGGCGTCGACTTCATCTCCGCGAATACCGACGCACAGGCGCTGAAGAATTCGGCGGCGCGCATGACCCTGCAACTGGGCAAGGACATCACCAAGGGGCTGGGCGCCGGTGCCGATCCCGAAGTGGGGCGGCAGGCGGCGCTGGAGGATCGCGAGCGCATCTCCGACGTGCTGGACGGTTCCGACATGGTGTTCATCACCGCCGGCATGGGCGGCGGCACCGGCACCGGCGCGACGCCGGTGGTGGCGCAGGTGGCCAAGGATCTCGGTATCCTGACGGTCGCGGTGGTGACCAAGCCCTTTCTCATGGAGGGGCGCAAGCGCATGGAGGCCGCCAACAAGGGCATCAAGGAGCTGTCCCAGTTCGTGGACTCGCTCATCACCATTCCCAATGAAAAACTGCTGACGGTTCTGGGGCGTGATGTGAGCCTGCTCGACGCCTTCAAGGCGGCCAATGATGTCCTGCTGGGGGCCGTGCAGGGGATTGCCGAGTTGATCACCCGGCCGGGACTCATCAACGTCGATTTTGCCGACGTCCGCACGGTCATGAGGGAAATGGGCATGGCCATGATGGGATCCGGCCGCGGCAAGGGTCCGGATCGCGCCCGGCTGGCCGCGGAAAGCGCCATCGCCAGCCCCTTGCTCGAAGACATCAACATTTCCGGGGCGCGGGGCATCCTGGTCAACATCACCGCGGGCACGGATTTACGCATCGGTGAATTCGACGA
This is a stretch of genomic DNA from Gammaproteobacteria bacterium. It encodes these proteins:
- the ftsA gene encoding cell division protein FtsA, producing the protein MKKPDKNLVVGLDIGTSKVVAMVGEVGPDGQMEVIGMGSHPSRGLKKGVVVNIESTVQSIQRAVEEAELMAGCEIRSVYAGIAGSHIRSLNSHGIVAIRDNEVTPHDVERVIDAARAVAIPADQKILHVLPQEFVIDNQEGIRDPIGMSGVRLEAKVHMVTGAVSAAQNIVKCVRRCGLEVDDVILQQLASAQAVLTDDEKELGICLADIGGGTSDIAVFVNGAIHHTAAIPIAGDQVTNDIAVALRTPTHHAEDIKIKYACALTQLANPEETIEVPSVGDRAPRRLLRQTLAEVVEPRYEELFSLIHAELKRSGFEELVAAGVVLTGGGAKMEGVIELAEEVFHMPVRLGTPQYITGLADVVRNPVYSTAVGLLLFSQKMVHSQPHPPRMEGGVRQMWERMKNWFHGHF
- the ftsZ gene encoding cell division protein FtsZ, encoding MPFELMDAVNQNAVIKVVGIGGGGGNAVQHMVNAGIDGVDFISANTDAQALKNSAARMTLQLGKDITKGLGAGADPEVGRQAALEDRERISDVLDGSDMVFITAGMGGGTGTGATPVVAQVAKDLGILTVAVVTKPFLMEGRKRMEAANKGIKELSQFVDSLITIPNEKLLTVLGRDVSLLDAFKAANDVLLGAVQGIAELITRPGLINVDFADVRTVMREMGMAMMGSGRGKGPDRARLAAESAIASPLLEDINISGARGILVNITAGTDLRIGEFDEVGNIIKGFASENATVVIGTALDPAISDEFRVTVVATGLGGHEEKAAVDSPAMAPAGSKSAAGATVIPVLPQQLEGAKSPRRESGAEPDYSQYDKPAYDRKKKGAANFLDIPAFLRRQAD